In a genomic window of Demequina muriae:
- a CDS encoding DUF4350 domain-containing protein — protein sequence MSASHVDSTTHLDSARTRPTPASAGYSRADDSAGLVTRARKRPVVLIAAALFVALIVTLIWTSRPEDYTPLSTDNATPSGTRALAQVLRAQGVDVRQIATMADARIESPGTTTLAIAGTEPLAEYQIDALFEYPGDIVVIDPSQSVVDRIAPALSVEPSLDAAPTAADCEDPDAVAAERVRVADEGLAGDAGEDGVLCFPNDYGSHAYAVVDDGDRRVTLIASWPLVTNEHLAEDGNAALALRALGRHESVAWYVGDLFDPSTLTWSAGDDGDGDGDGDGGAGADGAVPPSEIEANPDFLPPGTGSAIYLLALTALVAAWWRARRFGPLVREPLPVVVRASEATRGRARLYRRSRASGRATAALRATAAARMARRLGVPRAAGRTGLVPAVARAAGRDATDVERILYGAPPTDDLTMMSIIHELDTLESEVHRP from the coding sequence GTGAGCGCCTCACACGTCGACAGCACGACGCACCTGGACAGCGCGCGCACGCGCCCCACGCCCGCCTCGGCTGGCTACAGCCGAGCCGACGACAGCGCCGGGCTGGTGACCCGCGCTCGCAAGCGCCCAGTGGTGCTGATCGCGGCCGCCCTGTTCGTCGCGCTCATCGTGACGCTGATCTGGACGTCGCGGCCCGAGGACTACACGCCCCTGTCGACCGACAACGCGACTCCCAGCGGCACCCGAGCGCTCGCCCAGGTGCTGCGTGCGCAAGGCGTGGACGTGCGACAGATCGCGACCATGGCCGATGCCCGCATCGAATCCCCGGGGACGACCACGCTCGCGATCGCAGGCACCGAGCCCCTGGCCGAGTACCAGATCGACGCGCTCTTCGAGTATCCGGGAGACATCGTCGTCATCGACCCGTCACAGAGCGTCGTCGACCGCATCGCCCCTGCCCTGTCGGTCGAGCCTTCCCTCGACGCCGCGCCCACGGCTGCCGACTGTGAGGACCCGGATGCGGTGGCCGCCGAGCGAGTGCGGGTCGCGGACGAGGGCCTCGCCGGCGATGCCGGCGAGGACGGAGTGCTGTGCTTCCCCAACGACTACGGCAGCCACGCGTACGCAGTGGTCGACGACGGCGACCGCCGGGTCACGCTGATCGCGTCGTGGCCGCTGGTCACGAACGAGCACCTCGCGGAGGACGGCAACGCCGCGCTCGCGCTGCGCGCGCTCGGACGGCACGAGTCGGTGGCCTGGTACGTCGGCGACCTGTTCGATCCGTCGACGCTGACGTGGAGCGCAGGCGACGACGGCGACGGCGACGGGGATGGGGACGGGGGCGCTGGCGCTGACGGCGCCGTCCCGCCCAGCGAGATCGAGGCCAACCCGGACTTCCTTCCCCCCGGCACCGGCAGCGCCATCTACCTGCTCGCGCTCACTGCGCTCGTCGCCGCATGGTGGCGCGCACGCAGGTTCGGCCCGCTGGTGCGCGAGCCGCTGCCTGTCGTCGTACGCGCGTCCGAGGCGACACGGGGACGCGCACGGCTGTACCGCCGCTCGCGAGCGAGTGGTCGGGCCACCGCCGCTCTTCGCGCCACCGCCGCCGCACGCATGGCGCGTCGGCTGGGAGTGCCCCGCGCGGCGGGACGGACCGGCCTCGTCCCCGCCGTGGCCCGCGCCGCTGGCCGCGACGCGACCGACGTCGAACGCATCCTCTACGGCGCTCCGCCCACCGACGACTTGACCATGATGAGCATCATCCACGAGCTCGACACCCTGGAAAGTGAGGTTCACCGACCGTGA
- a CDS encoding DUF4129 domain-containing protein: MRVDIPVTPDADTAREWAREELAKAEYIDQGTTWFESFLQWLQELFDGVGSLGGAIGPLGTILLVVLAVAAVGIIVWLVLGPLRRSRRAAAAGAVFDDDGRSSQQIHDAAATAGDEAQWDLAAMEWFRAAVRLMEERRLIVDSPGATAREAAVRIETAVPDLAGDVAVDAESFDVARYGSGGLTKTDADHARATYDSLVHARPGARAEAPA; this comes from the coding sequence ATGCGCGTCGACATTCCCGTCACACCTGACGCCGACACTGCGCGCGAATGGGCGCGCGAGGAGCTGGCGAAGGCCGAGTACATCGACCAGGGCACCACCTGGTTCGAGAGCTTCCTCCAGTGGTTGCAGGAGCTGTTCGACGGCGTCGGCTCTCTCGGTGGCGCGATCGGGCCACTCGGCACGATCCTCCTCGTGGTGCTCGCCGTCGCGGCCGTGGGCATCATCGTGTGGCTCGTGCTCGGGCCGCTCAGGCGCTCCCGTCGTGCCGCCGCCGCGGGCGCAGTCTTCGACGACGACGGGCGCTCGTCCCAGCAGATCCATGACGCGGCCGCGACGGCCGGGGACGAGGCCCAGTGGGACCTCGCGGCCATGGAGTGGTTCCGCGCCGCCGTGCGCCTGATGGAGGAACGGCGCCTGATCGTCGACTCCCCCGGCGCCACCGCCCGCGAGGCCGCCGTGCGGATCGAGACTGCGGTGCCGGACCTCGCGGGTGACGTCGCGGTCGATGCCGAGAGCTTCGACGTCGCACGGTACGGCTCGGGCGGGCTCACCAAGACCGATGCGGATCATGCGCGCGCGACGTACGACTCGCTCGTCCACGCGCGTCCCGGTGCACGGGCGGAGGCGCCCGCGTGA